In the genome of Ancylomarina subtilis, one region contains:
- a CDS encoding PorP/SprF family type IX secretion system membrane protein, with product MRKRYTQTPLFRFISTCFMLVFCFLAQVEAQQVSLVDQYYINPGIYNPAAVGFNNQVQAYLLRNEKFRDFDGGQTFHSFTLDAGLKEGKYGIGINLTNNNIDIFNTTQAEFAYAYRIKIDDRQFLRLGLSVGLSDFRLNLGKANADMNDELLQGDHYNNTEFIANIGAYYTNKQLTLGFAIPQLINQSNLSKYDANDLYRQSRHFLLSGSYEIPITNIKDLSFVPNFMMRYIKNSPLQFDINALLKLKNKGWFAVNYRNKYAIGLNLGVNVLNNLKVGYSYNVNTQNTAHISTTNHEFLIGYSFSKTSHEKEKRELKYLRDILQDKYQRINRLEEELEKYAADSRLNDQDRDGVPDENDNCPHTPPFYRVDDRGCSLDTDKDGIVDSEDMCPDKPGSFTNNGCPEKTERRIPLDKKLENLFFEFGKSNLTDLSKEKADQIIDIMREHNDYVLKLHGHTDDIGSEKLNRELAYKRLVTLHDYLIKHIVPENRIIILPHGEASPLIENTNEKSRAFNRRVYLEMYSYE from the coding sequence ATGAGAAAACGCTATACCCAAACCCCTCTCTTCCGATTTATTTCAACCTGCTTTATGCTCGTATTCTGTTTCTTAGCTCAGGTTGAAGCCCAACAGGTTTCTTTGGTTGATCAATATTATATCAATCCTGGTATTTATAATCCTGCTGCTGTCGGGTTCAATAATCAAGTCCAGGCCTACCTATTGCGAAACGAAAAATTCAGAGATTTTGATGGTGGACAAACCTTTCATTCCTTTACCCTTGATGCTGGTTTGAAAGAGGGAAAGTATGGTATTGGAATTAATCTGACCAATAATAATATTGACATCTTCAATACAACGCAAGCTGAATTTGCATATGCGTACCGAATTAAAATAGACGATAGACAATTCCTCCGCTTAGGGCTTTCAGTAGGACTTTCAGATTTCCGCTTAAATTTAGGCAAAGCCAATGCTGATATGAACGATGAACTCTTACAGGGCGATCATTATAACAACACCGAATTTATAGCTAATATAGGTGCCTATTACACCAACAAACAACTCACCCTAGGCTTTGCTATACCGCAACTGATTAATCAGTCCAACCTATCGAAATACGATGCCAACGACCTATACAGACAATCGCGCCATTTTCTCTTATCAGGAAGCTATGAAATTCCGATCACCAATATAAAAGATCTCTCATTTGTGCCCAATTTCATGATGCGATATATCAAAAATAGTCCCTTACAGTTTGATATCAACGCCTTACTCAAACTTAAAAACAAAGGATGGTTTGCAGTCAATTACAGGAATAAGTATGCCATTGGCCTAAACCTTGGTGTCAATGTTTTAAATAATCTCAAAGTCGGCTATTCATACAATGTAAATACACAGAATACAGCCCATATTTCGACAACCAATCATGAATTCTTAATCGGCTATTCTTTCAGTAAGACGTCTCATGAAAAAGAAAAAAGAGAATTGAAATATCTAAGAGATATCTTGCAAGACAAATACCAGCGGATAAACCGCTTAGAAGAAGAACTTGAAAAGTATGCTGCAGATAGTCGACTGAATGATCAGGATAGAGATGGCGTACCTGATGAAAATGACAATTGCCCCCACACCCCTCCTTTTTACAGGGTTGATGACAGGGGATGCTCATTAGATACCGATAAGGATGGTATTGTTGATAGTGAAGACATGTGCCCTGATAAACCAGGAAGCTTCACCAACAATGGTTGCCCGGAAAAGACAGAGAGACGTATTCCTCTTGATAAAAAGCTGGAAAACTTGTTTTTTGAATTTGGAAAATCCAACCTGACGGATCTCTCAAAAGAAAAAGCTGATCAAATTATCGATATCATGCGGGAGCACAATGACTATGTATTGAAACTACATGGCCATACTGACGATATTGGCTCAGAAAAGCTCAATAGAGAACTTGCGTATAAACGCCTGGTGACTCTTCATGATTATCTGATTAAACACATTGTCCCCGAGAATCGAATTATCATTCTTCCTCATGGAGAAGCGTCTCCATTAATTGAAAATACGAATGAAAAAAGTCGAGCTTTCAATCGACGAGTATACCTTGAAATGTATTCTTATGAATAG
- a CDS encoding thiol reductase thioredoxin yields MKIQIIIFVLSLVSLTGMGQKVNQLKMDDWVEGEILFGQINLEGLQGSLCSEWFKPEFEAYKIDANLLSELRKKKLSGLKMKLILGTWCHDSHQQVPRLIKLFEAIKFPLSNLEMFAMDTYKKAPGIDIKALDVKLVPTLIIYKGSRELGRIIESPKVSLEADLLEILK; encoded by the coding sequence ATGAAGATTCAAATTATAATTTTTGTATTAAGCCTGGTTTCTTTAACCGGAATGGGACAAAAGGTGAATCAGCTTAAAATGGATGATTGGGTTGAGGGGGAAATTCTCTTTGGTCAGATTAATTTGGAAGGCTTACAAGGCTCGCTTTGTTCTGAATGGTTTAAGCCTGAATTTGAGGCTTATAAGATAGATGCAAACTTGTTGTCGGAACTAAGGAAAAAGAAGCTCTCAGGCCTTAAAATGAAGCTGATATTGGGAACCTGGTGCCACGATAGTCATCAACAAGTACCACGTCTGATCAAGTTGTTTGAGGCGATAAAATTTCCTTTGTCAAATCTAGAAATGTTTGCCATGGACACCTATAAAAAGGCTCCCGGTATCGACATTAAAGCACTGGATGTGAAATTGGTTCCTACTTTGATCATCTACAAGGGATCAAGAGAGTTAGGCAGAATCATTGAAAGTCCTAAAGTTAGTCTGGAAGCTGATTTACTTGAGATCCTAAAGTAA
- the scpA gene encoding methylmalonyl-CoA mutase, with protein MKPNFKDINIKSSQRAVATSQEWEKENGIEKSWMTPEQIPVKTAFNKEDLEGMEHLNYVSGLPPFLRGPYSAMYPLRPWTVRQYAGFSTAEESNAFYRRNLAAGQKGLSVAFDLATHRGYDSDHPRVIGDVGKAGVAIDSILDMEILFDQIPLNKMSVSMTMNGAVLPVLAFYIVAGLEQGAKLEELSGTIQNDILKEFMVRNTYIYPPEFSMKIIADIFEYTSQKMPKFNSISISGYHMQEAGATADIELAYTLADGLEYLKKGVAAGMDVDAFAPRLSFFWAIGMNHFMEIAKMRAGRLLWSKIVKQFNPKNPKSMALRTHSQTSGWSLTEQDPFNNVGRTCIEAMAAALGHTQSLHTNALDEAIALPTDFSARIARNTQIYIQDETTICKAVDPWAGSYYVESLTQELVDKAWAHIEEVEKLGGMAKAIESGIPKLRIEEAAARTQAKIDANTQTIVGTNKYRLEKEDPLDILEVDNTAVRVAQIERLNKLRANRDEAAVQAALEAITACANGGEGNLLDLAVQAAQLRASLGEISDACEKICGRYKAVIRTVSGVYSSESKQDADFAKAKELADKFAEMSGRRPRIMVAKMGQDGHDRGGKVVATGFADIGFDVDMGPLFQTPEESAKQAVENDVHIVGVSSLAAGHKTLVPAIIEELKKLGREDIMVTAGGVIPAQDYDFLYEAGVVGVFGPGTKVSRCAIQMLELLIENNQE; from the coding sequence ATGAAACCAAATTTTAAAGATATAAATATCAAGTCATCTCAAAGAGCTGTAGCGACTTCTCAGGAATGGGAAAAGGAAAACGGCATTGAAAAATCTTGGATGACACCAGAGCAAATTCCGGTTAAAACAGCTTTTAACAAGGAAGATTTAGAAGGTATGGAGCACTTGAACTATGTTTCAGGTTTGCCACCATTCCTACGTGGACCTTATTCAGCGATGTACCCATTGCGTCCATGGACAGTTCGTCAGTACGCAGGTTTCTCTACTGCTGAAGAATCAAATGCATTCTACCGTCGTAACCTTGCTGCTGGTCAGAAAGGTCTTTCTGTAGCATTTGACTTGGCTACTCACCGTGGATACGATTCAGATCATCCTCGTGTAATTGGTGATGTAGGTAAGGCTGGGGTTGCTATTGACTCTATTCTTGATATGGAGATCCTTTTCGATCAGATTCCATTGAACAAGATGTCTGTTTCTATGACGATGAATGGTGCTGTACTTCCGGTATTGGCTTTCTATATTGTTGCTGGGTTGGAACAAGGTGCTAAGTTGGAAGAACTTTCAGGTACGATTCAAAATGATATCCTTAAGGAATTCATGGTGCGTAACACATACATTTACCCACCAGAGTTTTCTATGAAAATTATTGCTGACATTTTCGAGTATACTTCTCAGAAGATGCCTAAGTTCAACTCTATTTCTATATCGGGTTACCACATGCAAGAAGCAGGTGCTACTGCAGATATCGAGTTGGCTTATACCCTTGCTGATGGTCTTGAGTACTTGAAGAAAGGTGTTGCTGCAGGTATGGACGTTGATGCTTTTGCACCTCGTTTGTCTTTCTTCTGGGCGATTGGAATGAATCACTTCATGGAGATTGCTAAGATGCGTGCAGGTCGTTTATTATGGTCTAAGATTGTAAAACAATTCAATCCTAAGAATCCTAAGTCAATGGCGTTACGTACTCACTCACAGACTTCAGGTTGGTCATTAACTGAGCAGGATCCTTTCAATAACGTTGGACGTACTTGTATCGAAGCGATGGCTGCTGCATTGGGTCACACTCAATCGTTGCATACCAATGCATTGGATGAGGCGATTGCATTGCCAACTGACTTCTCTGCACGTATTGCTCGTAATACTCAGATCTATATTCAGGATGAAACAACAATCTGTAAGGCGGTAGATCCATGGGCTGGTTCATACTACGTTGAGTCATTGACTCAGGAGTTGGTAGATAAAGCTTGGGCTCATATCGAAGAGGTTGAGAAATTAGGTGGTATGGCTAAGGCGATTGAGTCTGGTATTCCAAAACTTCGTATCGAAGAGGCTGCTGCTCGTACTCAAGCTAAGATTGATGCCAATACGCAGACTATTGTAGGAACGAACAAATACCGTCTAGAGAAGGAAGATCCATTGGATATTCTTGAAGTAGATAATACTGCTGTACGTGTAGCTCAAATCGAAAGATTGAACAAGCTACGTGCTAACCGTGACGAGGCTGCTGTTCAGGCTGCTCTTGAAGCGATTACTGCATGTGCAAACGGAGGTGAAGGTAACCTATTGGATCTTGCTGTTCAGGCTGCACAATTACGTGCTTCTCTTGGTGAGATTTCTGACGCATGTGAGAAAATTTGTGGTAGATATAAAGCTGTAATTAGAACTGTATCAGGCGTGTATTCATCAGAATCAAAACAAGATGCTGACTTTGCTAAAGCAAAAGAGTTAGCTGATAAATTTGCAGAAATGTCAGGACGTCGTCCTCGTATCATGGTTGCAAAAATGGGTCAAGACGGTCACGACCGTGGAGGTAAAGTTGTTGCTACAGGTTTTGCTGATATAGGATTCGACGTGGATATGGGACCATTGTTCCAAACTCCGGAAGAGTCTGCTAAGCAAGCGGTAGAAAACGATGTACACATTGTTGGTGTTTCTTCATTGGCTGCTGGTCACAAGACTTTGGTTCCTGCTATTATCGAGGAATTGAAGAAACTTGGACGTGAGGATATCATGGTGACTGCAGGTGGTGTGATTCCAGCTCAGGATTACGATTTCTTATACGAGGCTGGTGTTGTTGGTGTATTTGGTCCTGGAACCAAAGTATCACGTTGTGCCATCCAAATGTTGGAATTACTTATTGAAAACAATCAGGAGTAA
- a CDS encoding methylmalonyl-CoA mutase family protein — MADNKLFSDFAPQSTQEWIDKITKDLKGADFDRKLVWRTNEGFNVQPFYRLENMDDKAFMNTYPGDFPYVRGNKKDNNDWLVRQDIIVEDVKAANAKALDILNKGIDSVGFVLNWKSISKEELATLLDGIYMDCVEINFTKSHSSVELIQNLQALATEKGIDLDKVKGGVSIDLLSGFSTTGNFCHSEESSFNYLKEVIEAAKSLPNYKVIAVGGSLFNNSGSSIVEELGFSLAAGAEYLGRMIDAGLSVDEVAPKIRFNFATSSKYFMEIAKLRAGRMLWANIVKAFGASNEAVCKMFVHGETSDWNKSVYDPYVNMLRTQTEAMSAVLGGLDSFTVKPFDSVFAESSVFSERIARNQQLLLKEESHLGKIADPAAGSYYIETLTESIADEAWKLFLAVEDKGGYLAAFKAGFIQETIKATAQKRDLAIATRKENFLGTNQFPNFGEVLETIPESVLTPEDKTADNAVCETLKPYRGAQAFEALRNKTDIYAKENGRPKVMMFPIGNLNMRKARAQFACNFFACAGFDVEDHNGFTSVEEGVKFVTEKNAKIVVLCSSDDEYATIAPELFEALKGSATLVVAGAPACADELKAKGIENFVNVKSNVLETLKAYQAELGI, encoded by the coding sequence ATGGCAGATAATAAACTTTTTAGTGACTTTGCTCCTCAATCAACTCAAGAGTGGATTGACAAAATCACTAAAGACCTTAAAGGGGCTGACTTTGATAGAAAGTTAGTTTGGAGAACGAATGAAGGATTCAATGTACAGCCTTTCTACAGACTGGAGAACATGGATGACAAAGCCTTCATGAATACTTATCCAGGAGACTTTCCATATGTTCGTGGAAATAAGAAGGATAACAATGATTGGTTAGTTCGCCAGGATATTATTGTTGAAGATGTAAAAGCAGCCAATGCAAAGGCTCTTGATATCTTGAACAAAGGTATCGATTCAGTGGGATTCGTTCTAAACTGGAAATCAATCAGCAAAGAAGAATTAGCAACTTTGTTGGATGGCATCTATATGGATTGTGTTGAAATTAACTTCACAAAATCTCATTCTTCAGTTGAACTTATTCAGAATTTGCAAGCTCTTGCTACTGAAAAAGGAATCGATTTGGATAAAGTTAAAGGTGGTGTTTCTATAGACCTTCTTTCTGGTTTCAGTACAACTGGTAACTTTTGCCATTCAGAAGAGAGTTCTTTCAACTATCTTAAAGAAGTTATTGAAGCAGCAAAATCCCTTCCTAACTATAAGGTTATTGCAGTTGGTGGAAGTTTATTCAACAACTCAGGATCTTCAATTGTTGAAGAATTAGGTTTCTCTTTAGCAGCAGGTGCTGAATACCTTGGACGAATGATCGATGCAGGTCTTTCAGTTGATGAGGTTGCTCCTAAAATCCGTTTTAACTTTGCAACAAGCTCTAAGTATTTCATGGAGATTGCGAAGCTAAGAGCAGGTCGTATGCTTTGGGCAAACATTGTAAAAGCATTTGGTGCTTCAAACGAAGCTGTTTGCAAAATGTTTGTACACGGGGAAACATCAGATTGGAACAAATCTGTTTATGATCCATATGTGAACATGTTGCGTACTCAAACAGAGGCTATGTCTGCTGTTTTAGGTGGTTTGGATTCATTTACAGTTAAGCCTTTCGATTCTGTTTTTGCTGAATCATCAGTATTCTCTGAAAGAATTGCTCGTAACCAACAATTATTATTAAAAGAAGAATCGCACTTGGGTAAGATTGCTGACCCTGCTGCAGGTTCATACTATATCGAGACTTTAACTGAATCAATCGCTGATGAGGCTTGGAAATTATTCCTAGCTGTTGAAGACAAAGGTGGATACCTTGCTGCTTTCAAAGCTGGATTTATTCAGGAAACGATTAAAGCGACTGCTCAGAAAAGAGATTTAGCTATCGCGACTCGTAAAGAAAACTTCTTAGGAACGAACCAATTCCCTAACTTCGGTGAGGTGTTGGAAACAATTCCAGAATCAGTTCTTACTCCAGAAGATAAAACTGCTGACAATGCAGTTTGCGAAACTTTGAAGCCATACCGTGGTGCACAAGCTTTTGAAGCGCTTCGTAATAAGACTGATATTTACGCTAAGGAAAACGGTCGTCCTAAAGTGATGATGTTCCCTATTGGTAACTTGAATATGCGTAAGGCTCGTGCACAGTTTGCATGTAACTTCTTTGCTTGTGCCGGATTCGATGTTGAAGACCACAACGGTTTTACTTCAGTTGAAGAAGGTGTGAAATTCGTAACAGAGAAGAATGCTAAGATTGTTGTGCTTTGTTCATCAGATGATGAGTACGCAACGATTGCTCCTGAGCTTTTTGAAGCACTTAAAGGTAGTGCAACTCTTGTTGTGGCAGGTGCTCCTGCATGTGCTGACGAGTTAAAAGCTAAGGGTATTGAGAATTTCGTTAATGTGAAATCTAACGTTCTTGAAACTTTAAAAGCATATCAAGCCGAGTTAGGAATTTAA
- a CDS encoding endonuclease/exonuclease/phosphatase family protein: MLKLTISNHMKTLGKIYLLILSILTAACDPFGTKLGEEVSYFEAAEPENITFPDTLKVMNWNVKFGGGRIDFFFDCHGDRVIMEKEEVENNMTLLAEKIREVNPDILFLQEVDTDAKRSAFMNQVQYLLDNTELNFGVYASQWKAKYIPSDGIGKMNSGNAILSKWELTDAKRIALPLIEEQNFIVRYFYLKRNLLHAKLKYSGGELNLLNTHASAYAKDNTKKQQLEIIKHYADSLNSKEQSFILAGDFNALPPNTKQTQNFDDSVCEDADYEADDYSAETDWMMPYYETYESAICLGEYSNDNDRHFTHTTDKNGFWNRKTDYIFTNRNFVSGSGTTIQDWMEASDHAPITANYELEITNEK; this comes from the coding sequence ATGTTGAAGTTAACGATCAGTAATCATATGAAGACTCTAGGGAAAATATATTTGCTTATTCTATCCATTTTGACAGCTGCTTGTGATCCTTTTGGAACGAAGCTAGGGGAAGAAGTCAGTTATTTTGAAGCTGCTGAGCCTGAAAATATCACATTTCCTGACACGCTTAAAGTGATGAACTGGAATGTAAAGTTTGGTGGAGGGCGAATCGATTTCTTTTTCGATTGCCATGGGGATAGGGTAATTATGGAAAAGGAAGAGGTCGAAAATAACATGACACTTTTGGCTGAGAAGATTCGGGAGGTAAATCCTGATATTCTCTTTTTACAGGAAGTGGATACCGATGCCAAACGATCGGCTTTTATGAATCAGGTGCAGTATTTACTTGATAATACAGAACTTAATTTTGGTGTTTATGCCTCGCAATGGAAAGCGAAGTATATTCCCAGCGATGGGATTGGTAAGATGAATTCCGGTAATGCGATTTTGAGTAAGTGGGAGCTAACTGATGCAAAAAGAATAGCCTTACCTCTTATTGAAGAACAGAATTTTATTGTCCGTTATTTTTATTTAAAGCGGAACCTCTTGCATGCAAAATTGAAATATTCAGGCGGGGAACTGAATCTACTCAATACACACGCATCAGCCTATGCAAAGGACAATACAAAGAAGCAGCAGCTCGAAATAATTAAACATTATGCTGATTCTTTAAATTCTAAGGAACAGTCTTTTATATTGGCAGGTGATTTCAATGCGTTACCTCCCAATACGAAGCAAACGCAAAATTTTGACGATTCCGTTTGTGAGGATGCTGATTACGAAGCGGATGATTACAGTGCTGAAACCGATTGGATGATGCCCTATTACGAGACTTATGAGTCAGCAATTTGTTTGGGTGAGTATTCCAATGATAATGACAGGCATTTTACACATACCACAGACAAGAATGGCTTTTGGAATCGTAAAACGGATTACATTTTCACCAATAGAAATTTTGTTTCGGGGTCTGGAACAACAATTCAGGATTGGATGGAAGCGTCTGATCATGCACCAATAACAGCAAATTACGAGTTAGAAATTACGAATGAAAAATAA
- the fumC gene encoding class II fumarate hydratase, translating to MKYRLEYDTLGEVKVPVDKYWGAQTQRSLDNFRIGPEASMPIDLIRAYGYVKKAAAYTNHQLGVLSSEKRDLIAAVCDEIIRGELDEHFPLVVWQTGSGTQTNMNVNEVISNRAHVLKGNVLGKRIPFLHPNDDVNKSQSSNDTFPTAMHIAAYIKLVNLTIPSIEFLRNIFDDQAKAMNDVIKIGRTHLMDATPLSLGQEFSGYVSQLDHALKAIQNSLPHLSEIAMGGTAVGTGLNAPANYAEIVADYVSKFTGLSFRSAGNKFEAMASHDAFVEAHGALKQTAVSLLKMANDIRLMASGPRGGIGELILPANEPGSSIMPGKVNPTQVEALSMVCVQLMGNDTTITIAGSSGQFELNVFKPLIIYNFLESAQLLGDACVSFAKNCIEGLRPDKARIKVHLDNSLMLITALNTHIGYEKSAEIARKAYVENKSLRESALELGYVSQEEFDEWVDPKKMIDPEKNHN from the coding sequence ATGAAATACAGGTTAGAGTATGATACACTTGGAGAGGTTAAGGTTCCTGTAGACAAATATTGGGGAGCTCAAACTCAAAGGTCCCTTGATAATTTTCGGATAGGACCGGAGGCTTCAATGCCTATAGACTTGATCAGAGCGTATGGCTATGTAAAGAAAGCAGCAGCATATACCAATCATCAGTTGGGCGTGTTAAGTTCTGAAAAGAGAGATTTAATAGCTGCCGTTTGTGATGAGATTATTCGGGGGGAGCTTGATGAACACTTTCCTCTGGTTGTATGGCAAACCGGTTCGGGAACCCAAACCAATATGAATGTGAATGAGGTGATTTCGAATCGGGCTCATGTTTTGAAGGGGAACGTGTTGGGGAAAAGGATTCCATTTCTTCATCCCAATGATGATGTAAACAAATCTCAATCATCTAACGATACTTTTCCAACAGCAATGCATATTGCAGCCTATATTAAATTGGTCAATCTGACCATCCCATCTATAGAGTTTTTAAGGAATATTTTTGATGATCAGGCGAAAGCCATGAACGATGTCATTAAGATTGGGCGGACTCATTTGATGGATGCAACGCCTCTCAGTTTGGGACAAGAGTTTTCGGGATATGTTTCTCAATTGGATCATGCCTTAAAGGCGATTCAAAACAGTCTGCCTCATTTAAGTGAAATAGCTATGGGGGGGACAGCGGTTGGTACGGGATTGAATGCTCCGGCGAATTATGCAGAGATTGTTGCAGACTATGTCTCAAAATTTACAGGATTGTCTTTTAGGTCGGCTGGAAATAAATTTGAAGCCATGGCTTCTCACGATGCATTTGTTGAGGCACATGGAGCACTAAAACAAACAGCTGTGTCACTTTTGAAAATGGCTAATGATATTCGTCTGATGGCCTCGGGGCCACGTGGAGGTATTGGAGAATTAATCCTCCCGGCTAATGAACCCGGATCGTCAATTATGCCTGGGAAAGTAAATCCTACGCAGGTTGAAGCTTTAAGTATGGTTTGTGTTCAGCTTATGGGGAATGACACAACGATTACTATTGCAGGATCAAGCGGACAATTTGAGTTGAATGTTTTTAAACCCCTTATCATTTATAACTTTTTAGAATCGGCTCAATTGCTTGGTGATGCCTGTGTTTCCTTTGCTAAGAACTGCATAGAGGGACTTCGTCCTGATAAAGCAAGAATAAAGGTACATCTTGATAATTCCCTGATGTTGATAACGGCTTTAAACACACACATAGGATATGAAAAATCAGCAGAAATAGCTAGAAAAGCCTATGTGGAGAATAAAAGCCTGCGAGAGTCAGCCCTTGAATTGGGCTATGTCAGTCAGGAAGAATTTGATGAATGGGTTGATCCTAAAAAAATGATCGATCCAGAAAAGAATCACAATTAA
- the arsC gene encoding arsenate reductase (glutaredoxin) (This arsenate reductase requires both glutathione and glutaredoxin to convert arsenate to arsenite, after which the efflux transporter formed by ArsA and ArsB can extrude the arsenite from the cell, providing resistance.): MLKIYHNPRCSKSRAALAYLEEKGLKPEIRLYLKEPYTVEEMEDVLKRMNKEPQEIVRTHEKLYKTDYKDKIFNHDEWIKILLESPQLILRPIVVNNHKAIFAVPAEEMDSIL; encoded by the coding sequence ATGTTGAAGATTTACCACAACCCGCGCTGTTCAAAATCACGTGCAGCACTTGCCTATTTAGAAGAAAAAGGACTGAAGCCAGAGATTCGTTTGTATTTAAAAGAACCTTATACCGTTGAAGAAATGGAAGATGTTCTGAAGCGAATGAATAAGGAACCTCAGGAGATTGTTCGAACCCATGAAAAGTTGTATAAAACAGATTATAAGGATAAGATTTTTAATCACGATGAGTGGATTAAGATTCTTTTGGAGTCCCCTCAGCTGATTCTGCGTCCAATTGTTGTGAACAATCACAAGGCGATTTTTGCAGTTCCGGCTGAAGAAATGGATTCGATTTTATAA
- a CDS encoding DUF6132 family protein, with protein MKLIKNRKFEIIGGIVGIIGGYLYWKYVGCISGTCPIQANWYSMVPYGLVMGVLIGSMLRPKKDK; from the coding sequence ATGAAGCTGATTAAAAACAGAAAATTCGAAATAATAGGTGGTATTGTTGGTATCATTGGCGGATACCTCTACTGGAAATATGTAGGCTGTATAAGTGGTACCTGTCCTATTCAGGCTAACTGGTACTCTATGGTGCCTTATGGACTCGTCATGGGGGTACTCATTGGCTCCATGTTGAGACCTAAGAAAGATAAATAA
- a CDS encoding acyl-CoA thioesterase: MDCNHKKKIQIRFGDIDIMGHVNNGVQLSYLDLGRLDYFEQVYGQTIDWNDAALIVAHLEIDYLAPILLKDKIEVHTCIHKIGNKSVGMTQNIVDAITGEIKTQTSQVMVAYSQKLGESISVPETLKIRIREFEETTIG, encoded by the coding sequence ATGGACTGCAATCACAAAAAGAAAATACAAATTCGCTTTGGCGATATCGATATCATGGGACACGTTAATAATGGCGTACAATTAAGCTATCTCGATTTGGGTCGTTTAGATTATTTCGAACAAGTTTATGGACAAACTATTGATTGGAATGATGCGGCATTAATTGTTGCACATCTCGAAATAGACTACTTAGCTCCTATCCTTTTAAAAGACAAAATCGAAGTTCATACTTGCATCCACAAAATTGGGAACAAAAGTGTAGGCATGACTCAAAATATTGTCGATGCCATTACAGGTGAGATTAAGACTCAAACAAGTCAGGTGATGGTTGCCTATAGCCAAAAGTTGGGAGAAAGCATTAGTGTGCCTGAGACACTCAAGATTCGCATTAGAGAATTTGAAGAGACTACGATTGGTTAA